CCGTCCGGCCGGAACTGCCAGTCATTGTGCAGATGCCTGAGCGGCCCGTCGAGATAGTCGACCCGGATATGCCCCGGCCGCTGCTTCTCGACGCGGCTGCTGAACGTCTCGCGCAGCCCCTTGAAGCCGACGATCAGGTCCGCGACCATCTCGGTCTCGCTGTCCGAACGGACGCGCACTGCGCTGACCCAGGGCAGGAACTCGCTATAGCGCCCGACATCGGCGACCAGGTCGAACATCTGCTCCGGCGTATAGGGCAGCCGCCGGGTCTCCGAGTGCTTCGGCATCAGGCCGGAACCGCCGCCTTCGCCAGCTTGGCCTCTCGTGCGGCCCTCATCTTCGCGAAGTCGTCGCCGGCGTGATAGCTCGACCGCGTCAGCGGCGAGGACGCGACCAGCAGGAAGCCCTTGGCACGCGC
This is a stretch of genomic DNA from Sphingomonas sp. BT-65. It encodes these proteins:
- a CDS encoding type II toxin-antitoxin system RatA family toxin, which codes for MPKHSETRRLPYTPEQMFDLVADVGRYSEFLPWVSAVRVRSDSETEMVADLIVGFKGLRETFSSRVEKQRPGHIRVDYLDGPLRHLHNDWQFRPDGQGGCLVDFEVDFAFKSRVFEMLAGQVFDRALRMMINAFEERAARLYGDSASGAAGSPGSSSSSAHSAA